In Pocillopora verrucosa isolate sample1 chromosome 13, ASM3666991v2, whole genome shotgun sequence, one genomic interval encodes:
- the LOC131770736 gene encoding E3 ubiquitin-protein ligase TRIM71-like — protein MESFLRNLTKQVTCSICLEAFEEPKIISCFHTFCCECLEKHARVSQRHGKFRCPECQAEIHLPEGNRFEALPTSFFHNSLLIIHAVRQSGDGTNIPCGNCKRTGSNVHYCFDCARFMCSECLYAHEIMRDAFEGHKAMPVKDFQDQDYEALLKRQPFCTKKYHEREITRFYCLRCQCCLCHLCIVTAHKSHEVILLDEAADNEKGDIMAEAVMSRTRENDLKETIRQFNHTAFELRDNAQLAKREVSRAAEQKIAEIRKRERRAIESIETTYVTRLQRIHSARQAVESLMKQNNNVADFAENLIQKSSSWDVMQNKPNLEQRFEELREIQAAQHHQTSFIKFYPTPVMGFDLGDIGTEDIADASWSTLEGLDQTFQAGLEAKFILSPNTPDGEISNQPDLILQIEVLIQPDKDVIQVSVCNTESGRFEVKFIPKVPGAYSIEVKINGDTLANSPFTVAVKERELIVVGELDLNLLKGEGVNDLFGIAVNTIGNIAVTDCGTNSVYIFDKNGKCLRNIGVKGQFRNPFGVTYLNDDEILITDTGNGIIKQINIQTGTVVNTLGRAVGKGEFHFPSDVCLDEERRIVVTEFWKSRIQVMSPEGETISIFGNIDPEKLNNSKSCFPYKDKFFISDSGNHCIKAFDKSGTFLHRFGKRGNQDGQFDSPYGLLINRSHCLLVCDQLNHRVQQFSLDGRFTGKSITHLPSPRGIAATSDGRIFVTTPKKIFILK, from the coding sequence ATGGAGTCCTTCCTAAGAAACCTCACCAAACAAGTTACTTGCTCAATTTGTCTCGAGGCCTTCGAAGAACCGAAAATTATATCGTGTTTTCACACGTTTTGCTGTGAGTGTTTGGAAAAACACGCAAGAGTGAGCCAAAGACATGGAAAATTccgatgccccgagtgtcaggcagaAATCCACTTACCAGAAGGAAATCGCTTCGAAGCGTTGCCAACCAGCTTTTTTCACAACAGTTTGTTGATTATCCATGCCGTTCGACAAAGTGGCGATGGAACAAACATCCCTTGTGGCAACTGTAAGAGGACTGGCTCCAATGTCCATTACTGCTTTGATTGTGCTCGATTCATGTGTTCCGAATGTCTGTACGCACATGAAATTATGCGCGATGCATTCGAGGGACACAAAGCGATGCCTGTTAAAGACTTCCAAGATCAAGATTACGAAGCTTTGTTAAAGCGACAGCCCTTTTGCACCAAGAAGTACCACGAGCGAGAAATCACGAGATTTTACTGCCTTCGGTGTCAATGTTGTCTCTGCCATCTTTGCATCGTCACGGCTCATAAAAGCCATGAGGTTATTTTGCTTGATGAAGCAGCGGACAACGAGAAAGGGGATATCATGGCGGAAGCTGTTATGAGCCGAACAAGGGAAAACGATTTAAAAGAAACGATTCGACAGTTTAATCACACAGCTTTTGAGCTGCGAGACAATGCCCAACTCGCCAAACGCGAAGTTTCGCGCGCAGCCGAGCAGAAGATTGCAGAGATTCGAAAGCGCGAGCGACGAGCCATTGAATCAATCGAGACAACGTACGTGACGAGACTCCAAAGAATCCATTCGGCTCGACAGGCAGTAGAATCTctcatgaaacaaaacaataacgTCGCCGACTTTGCAGAAAACTTGATACAGAAAAGCTCGAGCTGGGACGTCATGCAAAACAAGCCAAATTTGGAACAGAGATTTGAAGAACTTCGAGAAATCCAAGCTGCACAACACCATCAAACCTCGTTCATCAAGTTTTACCCCACTCCTGTTATGGGCTTCGACTTGGGCGACATCGGCACCGAAGACATAGCAGACGCAAGTTGGTCCACTCTAGAGGGACTGGATCAAACTTTTCAGGCTGGTTTAGAAGCAAAGTTCATTTTGTCCCCCAATACACCTGATGGAGAAATAAGTAACCAGCCTGATCTCATACTGCAAATTGAAGTTCTCATACAACCAGACAAAGATGTCATACAAGTCTCTGTTTGCAACACAGAAAGCGGTAGATTCGAAGTGAAATTTATACCCAAAGTACCCGGTGCTTACAGCATTGAAGTGAAGATTAATGGAGATACACTCGCCAACTCTCCGTTCACTGTGGCGGTGAAGGAGCGTGAACTTATTGTGGTCGGTGAGTTGGATCTGAATTTATTAAAAGGAGAAGGGGTCAACGATCTATTTGGAATCGCGGTAAATACGATAGGGAATATTGCCGTAACTGATTGTGGTACAAACTCCGTTTACATATTCGATAAAAATGGTAAATGTCTGAGAAACATTGGAGTTAAAGGGCAATTTAGAAACCCATTTGGCGTGACATATTTGAACGATGACGAAATTTTGATTACAGACACAGGTAACGgcataataaaacaaattaatatccAAACTGGAACTGTTGTGAACACTTTAGGAAGAGCAGTAGGAAAAGGAGAGTTTCATTTCCCTtctgatgtttgtttggatGAAGAACGTCGCATTGTTGTAACTGAGTTTTGGAAGAGTAGGATACAGGTGATGTCACCTGAAGGAGAGACCATTTCCATCTTTGGAAACATCGAcccagaaaaattaaacaactcaAAGAGCTGCTTCCCTTACAAAGACAAGTTTTTCATATCCGATAGCGGAAATCATTGCATTAAGGCTTTCGACAAGTCGGGAACATTCTTACACAGATTTGGCAAACGGGGCAATCAAGATGGACAATTTGACAGCCCGTATGGTTTGCTTATAAACAGATCCCATTGCCTTTTGGTGTGTGATCAGCTCAATCATCGAGTTCAGCAGTTTTCTCTGGACGGTCGCTTCACTGGAAAAAGTATCACTCATTTACCTAGTCCTCGTGGAATAGCAGCAACATCAGATGGACGTATTTTCGTGACTACCCCTAAAAAGATTTTCATATTAAAGTAG
- the LOC136277644 gene encoding uncharacterized protein, producing MALRKTAEMGSEQYPDAAKIVKYNTYMDDIIETKLNFFSIRKRGIQKDNPNNDAKLTPPLTKRMISSQVNSMYDPLGLAGPFTVLAKILMRHLWATSEKLDWDDPIPEDNKQQWSAFFNELPEMNQVKFERCLKPSDAVCNPILIIFCDASEDAYGSCAIPTTIMKVVNTVNESVKDDLASRIKIERFSDCKRLLRVTARILKLYRRKPKAIFKNATQEITSKDVETAEVFWIKEAQRNMKNDIKHGTYRRLCPRLRDDGIYVISGRAEKWLEIGYNKEDIILLPYQHRFARLYCEYIHAKGHHGVLTTASKIRARFWITQLLKMIQSVKLNCVTCKKLDKKLSGQVMGNLPKERLKPAPPWYSTSLDLFGPFTIRDAIKKRTTLKAYGVIFNCIGTRAVYLDLAPDYSTESFLMVLRRFVSLRGYPS from the exons ATGGCCTTGCGCAAGACAGCAGAGATGGGAAGTGAGCAATATCCGGATGCTGCAAAAATCGTGAAATACAACACCTATATGGATGACATTATAGAAA CAAAGCTTAACTTCTTTTCGATTCGGAAACGCGGAATACAGAAAGACAATCCTAATAACGATGCGAAACTCACACCACCACTTACGAAGCGGATGATATCGTCACAAGTCAACAGTATGTACGATCCTCTAGGACTGGCAGGACCCTTCACAGTGCTGGCCAAAATCTTAATGCGACATTTATGGGCAACTAGCGAAAAACTCGATTGGGATGATCCGATACCGGAAGATAATAAACAACAATGGTCAGCATTCTTTAATGAATTGCCTGAAATGAATCAAGTCAAATTTGAGAGATGTTTAAAGCCTTCAGACGCAGTTTGTAATCCTATTCTTATTATCTTCTGTGACGCTTCAGAGGACGCTTACGGCTCCTGCGC AATACCTACGACAATTATGAAAGTAGTCAACACAGTGAATGAAAGTGTTAAAGACGACTTGGCGTCTAGAATAAAGATCGAACGATTCTCAGATTGTAAACGTCTACTGAGAGTGACAGCAAGGATCTTAAAGCTTTATCGCAGAAAACCCAAGGCAATCTTTAAGAACGCAACACAGGAAATAACAAGTAAAGATGTAGAGACAGCGGAGGTATTCTGGATCAAAGAGGCACAACGAAATATGAAGAACGATATAAAGCATGGTACGTACAGACGCTTGTGTCCTCGATTACGAGATGATGGCATATATGTGATAAGTGGCCGCGCTGAAAAATGGTTAGAAATCGGCTACAACAAGGAAGATATCATACTCCTACCATATCAGCATCGATTTGCTCGACTTTACTGCGAGTACATTCATGCTAAGGGGCACCACGGAGTTCTTACAACTGCAAGCAAGATCCGCGCAAGGTTCTGGATAACCCAACTACTTAAAATGATCCAATCTGTAAAGCTCAACTGTGTGACATGTAAGAAACTTGACAAGAAACTATCGGGACAAGTGATGGGAAACCTTCCTAAAGAACGACTCAAGCCAGCACCCCCATGGTATTCCACATCACTTGACTTATTTGGACCCTTCACGATCCGTGACGCAATTAAGAAGCGTACTACGTTAAAAGCGTATGGGGTGATCTTTAATTGCATTGGAACCAGAGCTGTATATTTGGACCTTGCGCCAGACTACAGCACAGAAAGTTTTCTTATGGTGTTGCGCAGATTTGTCTCACTTAGAGGATATCCATCATAG
- the LOC136277645 gene encoding uncharacterized protein → MEGFDWNFTPADAPWQNGTSESLIRSVKRSLKATIGESILTFSELQTVLFEVANLIYEKPIGRHLRSPEDGSYLCPNDLILVRSTTRVPSGPFKESTNPRLRFEFIQNIVNSFWKRWTTNYFPDLIVRQKWQTTDRNLKVGDFVLIQDSNLVRGQRRLGIVSNTFPGSDGKLRKVEVQYKNPKQGDPVTKYQGRGYVTLFSVTYTKR, encoded by the coding sequence ATGGAGGGTTTTGATTGGAACTTCACGCCAGCTGATGCACCATGGCAAAATGGAACATCAGAGTCTCTCATCAGATCAGTCAAAAGATCACTCAAGGCTACCATTGGAGAAAGCATCCTAACGTTTTCAGAACTTCAAACGGTACTCTTTGAAGTTGCTAACCTAATTTATGAAAAACCCATAGGCCGTCATTTAAGGTCGCCCGAAGACGGTTCCTATTTGTGCCCAAATGACCTAATTTTAGTCCGTTCCACAACACGAGTACCAAGTGGCCCTTTTAAAGAGTCAACAAATCCAAGACTCCGTTTTGAATTCATTCAAAACATAGTTAATAGCTTCTGGAAAAGATGGACCACAAACTACTTCCCAGACCTGATCGTGCGTCAGAAGTGGCAAACAACCGATCGCAACCTTAAAGTTGGAGACTTTGTTTTAATACAAGATTCTAACTTGGTTAGAGGTCAGCGGCGACTTGGGATAGTTTCAAATACCTTCCCGGGTTCTGATGGCAAGCTGCGCAAAGTTGAAGTGCAGTACAAAAATCCTAAGCAAGGTGATCCTGTAACCAAATATCAAGGAAGAGGATACGTCACACTGTTTAGTGTTACTTATACCAAAAGATGA
- the LOC131770760 gene encoding uncharacterized protein — protein MKTALNQVFLILWLNAFSAKCEVDQGFGNCMQYFYKRTPPSLTRSFAESPKSICQRYDNAYRYATLYSTSLKIPVYSAYTLPDPCSGSPEPERRSTWFVEPQLLVASDTRSKRNMETASQQTERYKTVQAINADYRNTDYDRGHLNPNFYQCGEGRTATFTLTNAVPQDPCFNQQSWRKMEEAAMRTMRTNCSFSGARRYFVTGIVQQRIRIPNREHDLEGDVAHRDFNRVTVPSYLWTAVCCDASSSGNRENGFSFAYIGKNTADSYVDILSVSELEARLISNDLAQDRYQAAKIFVDECNENSAKSKTARAQVAVPVNLRLANAANDLSRVEQSTIPLKKRKVLQGVVGLIQNNGVSAKGYSLARIELGIDLPREVDVLQEARNAMYTSRASLLLYNAKASLPLLNRDKPEIVASDHDSSSLRHVAPNRHIKNKSKKRESSWLTYLKFRPREPKLDEIDDVKRQRSNDQATSPPVDEYLIVPNLAADESDVTIQGKRCINSNCGFNGKKEKWCYTDWAKSTEAKCCFTQCKFNGGKNHQTCQTNSTKSTETSCSIRYSSVNVKGQRCLAEHECGLHGYSYYWCYIDLDKNWDYCCQPWHVCGTHTYSYKWCYTGKTKESNYQYCSY, from the exons ATGAAAACCGCCTTAAACCAGGTATTCTTGATTTTGTGGTTAAATGCATTCAGTGCGAAATGTGAAGTCGATCAAGGTTTCGGCAACTGCATGCAATACTTTTACAAAAGAACCCCGCCAAGTCTTACTCGGAGTTTCGCTGAATCGCCCAAAAGCATCTGCCAACGGTATGACAATGCATACCGCTATGCCACACTGTACAGCACCAGCTTAAAGATTCCTGTGTATTCAGCTTATACCCTGCCTGATCCTTGCTCGGGTTCTCCCGAGCCAGAGAGAAGGTCCACATGGTTTGTCGAGCCTCAG CTCCTGGTAGCCTCTGACACCAGATCTAAGAGAAATATGGAGACAGCTTCCCAGCAAACTGAACGCTACAAGACAGTACAGGCGATAAACGCAGACTACCGTAACACGGATTACGACCGGGGTCACCTCAATCCAAACTTCTACCAATGTGGAGAAGGAAGAACGGCGACTTTTACCTTGACAAACGCCGTTCCTCAAGATCCCTGCTTCAACCAGCAGTCGTGGAGGAAAATGGAAGAAGCCGCCATGAGGACAATGAGGacaaattgttctttttccGGCGCTAGACGTTATTTTGTGACGGGAATTGTCCAGCAGAGAATACGAATTCCAAACAGAGAACATGACCTGGAAGGAGACGTGGCTCACAGAGATTTCAATCGAGTCACCGTCCCTAGTTACCTCTGGACAGCGGTTTGCTGCGATGCTTCAAGTTCAGGCAATCGCGAGAATGGTTTTTCATTTGCTTACATCGGAAAAAATACTGCTGACTCTTACGTGGACATTCTGAGCGTGAGTGAACTGGAGGCAAGACTTATTAGTAATGACCTCGCTCAAGATCGCTACCAGGCGGCaaaaatttttgttgatgaatgCAATGAGAATTCAGCAAAATCAAAAACTGCACGAGCTCAAGTTGCAGTTCCTGTGAACTTACGATTGGCAAATGCAGCGAATGACTTAAGCCGGGTGGAGCAATCAACTATTCCTCTCAAGAAACGCAAAGTCCTTCAAGGGGTGGTGGGTTTGATACAAAACAACGGTGTATCTGCGAAAGGTTACTCTCTTGCTCGCATAGAGTTGGGCATAGATTTACCAAGAGAAGTTGACGTATTGCAAGAGGCTAGAAATGCAATGTACACCAGCAGAGCTAGTTTATTGCTGTATAATGCAAAGGCATCTCTACCACTCCTCAATCGCGATAAACCCGAGATCGTTGCAAGTGACCACGATTCTTCCAGCTTGCGCCATGTAGCTCCCAACAGACACATCAAGAACAAGAGCAAGAAAAGGGAATCATCCTGGCTGACCTATCTCAAATTTCGGCCAAGAGAGCCCAAGTTAGATGAGATCGATGACGTTAAGCGGCAACGCTCGAACGACCAAGCTACTTCACCACCAGTAGACGAGTATTTGATCGTTCCAAACCTTGCAGCCGATGAGTCTGATGTGACAATCCAAGGCAAGCGCTGCATAAATTCCAACTGTGGTTTTAACGGCAAGAAGGAGAAGTGGTGCTACACTGACTGGGCAAAATCGACGGAGGCCAAATGCTGTTTTACCCAATGTAAGTTTAATGGCGGAAAGAATCATCAGACTTGCCAAACAAATAGCACCAAGTCGACCGAGACCTCGTGTTCAATCAGATATTCTTCCGTCAACGTGAAAGGCCAACGCTGTTTAGCTGAACATGAATGCGGCCTCCATGGGTACAGTTACTACTGGTGCTACATTGACTTGGACAAGAACTGGGATTATTGCTGTCAACCCTGGCACGTTTGTGGCACGCATACCTACAGCTACAAATGGTGCTATAccggcaaaacaaaagaatcgAATTACCAATATTGCAGCTATTAG